One Saccharomycodes ludwigii strain NBRC 1722 chromosome VI, whole genome shotgun sequence DNA segment encodes these proteins:
- a CDS encoding sugar porter family MFS transporter (similar to Saccharomyces cerevisiae YDR342C | HXT7 | HeXose Transporter (paralog of YHR092C | HXT4)): MSSEKIEGGPSSGSNNGSVLNDPTANDDVHSQLSTPSHDKAVDDSMSYQNGPNDLEMPKKAGGAYVGVSLLCVMVAFGGYVFGWDTGTISGFVAQTDFLRRFGSYSHTTGKYYLSNARMGLVVAIFNIGCAIGGLTLGRLGDMYGRKIGLMAVTLVYVIGILIQICSFNKWYQYFIGRIISGLGVGGISVLSPMLIGETSPKHLRGTLVACYQLMITLGIFLGYCTNFGTKNYSNEVQWRVPLGLSFAWALFMVGGMTFVPESARYLCEKDRVEDAKKSLSVVNKVPIDDPALQAEIDIIMSGLEAERLAGNATFGELFSTKTKVLQRLVMGVMLQSLQQLTGDNYFFYYGTTVFASVGLADTFETAIVIGVVNFFSTFVGIWVVGRFGRRTCLLWGAATMTCCMVVFASVGVTRLWPEGAGHKDIASKGAGNCMIVFTCFYIFCFATTWAPLAYVVVSESYPLRVKSKCMAIATAANWIWGFLISFFTPFITSAINFYYGYVFMGCLVFMFFYVFFCVPETKGLSLEEVNDMWLEGVLPWKSASWVPASRRGADYDVDALQHDEKKGWKKFF, from the coding sequence atgtctaGCGAGAAAATCGAAGGAGGTCCTTCAAGTGGCAGTAACAATGGTAGTGTCTTAAACGATCCTACAGCAAACGATGATGTTCACTCCCAATTATCAACTCCCTCTCATGATAAAGCTGTTGATGATTCAATGAGTTATCAAAATGGTCCAAACGATCTTGAAATGCCTAAAAAAGCTGGTGGTGCTTACGTAGGTGTCTCATTATTGTGTGTGATGGTTGCCTTTGGTGGTTACGTTTTCGGTTGGGATACTGGTACCATTTCTGGTTTTGTTGCCCAAACTGATTTTTTGAGAAGATTTGGTTCTTATAGTCACACTACTGGCAAATACTATTTGAGTAATGCTAGAATGGGTTTAGTTGTCgctattttcaatattggTTGTGCTATCGGTGGTTTGACTTTGGGTAGATTAGGTGATATGTACGGTAGAAAAATTGGTTTGATGGCTGTTACCCTTGTCTATGTTATTGGTATTCTTATCCAAATCTGTTCTTTTAACAAATGGTATCAATATTTCATTGGTAGAATTATTTCTGGTTTAGGTGTTGGTGGTATTTCTGTTTTGTCACCAATGTTGATCGGTGAAACTTCTCCAAAACATTTAAGAGGTACTTTGGTTGCATGTTACCAATTGATGATTACTTTGGGTATCTTTTTAGGTTATTGTACTAATTTTGGTACTAAGAACTACAGTAACGAAGTGCAATGGAGAGTTCCATTAGGTTTATCATTTGCCTGGGCTTTGTTTATGGTGGGTGGTATGACTTTTGTCCCAGAATCTGCTCGTTATTTATGTGAAAAGGACAGAGTTGAAGATGCCAAGAAATCTTTGTCTGTTGTTAATAAGGTTCCTATTGACGATCCAGCTCTTCAAGCTgaaattgatattattatgtcTGGTCTTGAGGCTGAAAGATTGGCTGGTAATGCCACTTTTGGGGAATTGTTTTCTACTAAGACTAAGGTTTTACAAAGATTAGTTATGGGTGTTATGTTACAAAGTTTGCAACAATTGACAGGTGATAACTATTTCTTCTACTACGGTACCACTGTTTTTGCATCTGTTGGTTTAGCTGATACTTTTGAAACTgccattgttattggtgTTGTTAACTTTTTCAGTACATTTGTCGGTATTTGGGTTGTTGGTCGTTTTGGTCGTCGTACTTGTTTATTATGGGGTGCAGCCACTATGACATGTTGTATGGTTGTTTTCGCATCTGTTGGTGTCACAAGATTATGGCCAGAGGGTGCCGGCCATAAGGATATTGCAAGTAAAGGTGCCGGTAACTGTATGATTGTTTTCACATGTTTCTATATTTTCTGTTTTGCTACTACCTGGGCCCCATTAGCCTATGTTGTTGTTAGTGAATCTTATCCATTGAGAGTTAAATCCAAGTGTATGGCTATCGCTACCGCTGCCAATTGGATCTGGGGTTTCttgatttcatttttcacaCCATTTATCACTTCTGCCATTAATTTCTACTACGGTTATGTTTTCATGGGATGTTTAGTTTTCATGTTCTTCTACGTGTTCTTCTGTGTTCCAGAAACCAAAGGTTTGAGTTTAGAAGAAGTCAACGATATGTGGTTAGAAGGTGTTTTACCATGGAAATCTGCTTCCTGGGTTCCAGCCTCCAGAAGAGGTGCTGATTATGATGTTGATGCTCTACAACATGATGAAAAGAAGGGTTGGAAGAAATTCTTTTAG
- the SVF1 gene encoding Svf1p (similar to Saccharomyces cerevisiae YDR346C | SVF1 | SurVival Factor) produces MLKWIQGSISSVTGLAEPEYGTDHIHPCTKKSLLDSSNPFVEATSKDFHWQVPENTNVETSTFYFKDFNKGYIGFAQVIHSNIGGLHTTAQFTFKLYNYLKKPSADSKDATTFETIWASNHLDEVEIINGNFYSDSLKIEWIDNDTKIHFVSDDTNDDLKVDLTFTKIAPGVKVGEDPTTYYGPDIENSWGRMRHVFWPRNECTGTITLPGDHEVIEFDNSGNKAIGMFVMALQGMKPHHAAKSWNFMNFVNEHYSAVLMEFVTPKSYGNTKVSVGIVVKDDKILSCTVDNDCQHLDCIVDSVGWSCPTKVVIDYNGVYNDSVVNTPFHATLEGSLGDEELVERVDVMKEIPTFIKNIVTGVAGTKPYIYQYCSDFTLTIKKEGNEEDGKEREKGETDIVEHGVGWFEFTFILEESADNADDVENVRNDDYEDSNNYTVDSMTDDLAGTWI; encoded by the coding sequence ATGCTAAAATGGATCCAAGGCAGTATATCTTCTGTTACAGGCTTAGCTGAACCGGAGTATGGTACAGATCACATCCATCCatgtacaaaaaaaagtcttCTTGACTCATCTAATCCATTTGTTGAAGCAACTAGCAAAGATTTCCATTGGCAAGTCCCAGAAAACACAAACGTTGAAACATCCACCTTTTATTTCAAAGACTTTAATAAAGGTTATATTGGATTTGCTCAAGTTATTCATTCTAATATCGGTGGTTTACATACCACTGCCCAATTCACATTTAAACTATACAACTATCTCAAAAAACCCTCAGCCGACTCGAAAGATGCCACCACTTTTGAAACTATTTGGGCTTCTAATCATCTAGATGAGGTCGAAATAATTAACGGTAATTTCTATTCTGATAGTTTGAAAATCGAATGGATCGATAATGATACAAAAATACATTTCGTCTCTGACGACACCAACGACGATCTAAAAGTGGATTTGACATTCACCAAAATCGCCCCGGGGGTCAAAGTCGGTGAAGACCCAACCACATACTACGGTCCAGATATCGAAAACAGTTGGGGGAGAATGAGACACGTTTTTTGGCCAAGAAACGAGTGCACAGGTACCATCACATTACCTGGTGATCATGAAGTTATTGAGTTTGACAACTCTGGAAACAAGGCTATTGGTATGTTTGTTATGGCTTTGCAAGGTATGAAACCACATCATGCTGCCAAAAGTTGGAACTTTATGAATTTCGTAAATGAACACTATTCAGCCGTCCTAATGGAATTCGTTACCCCCAAGTCATATGGCAATACGAAAGTTTCTGTTGGTATCGTTGTTAAGGATGATAAGATATTAAGTTGTACTGTTGACAATGATTGTCAACACTTGGACTGTATTGTTGATAGCGTTGGTTGGAGTTGTCCTACAAAAGTGGTTATAGACTATAACGGGGTGTATAATGATAGTGTTGTTAATACCCCATTCCACGCTACTTTAGAAGGTTCTTTGGGAGATGAAGAGTTAGTGGAAAGAGTCGATGTCATGAAAGAGATTCctacttttattaaaaatatagtcACTGGTGTTGCTGGTACTAAACCATATATCTATCAATATTGTTCTGATTTTACGttaactattaaaaaagagggTAACGAAGAAGATGGAaaggaaagagaaaaaggtGAAACTGATATTGTAGAACATGGTGTTGGGTGGTTTGAATTTACTTTTATCCTAGAGGAGAGCGCTGACAATGCCGACGATGTGGAGAATGTTAGAAATGATGACTACGAAGATAGTAATAATTACACCGTTGATTCTATGACAGATGATTTAGCAGGTACGTGGATTTAG
- the MRP1 gene encoding mitochondrial 37S ribosomal protein mS43 (similar to Saccharomyces cerevisiae YDR347W | MRP1 | Mitochondrial Ribosomal Protein): MFKKVSSSIPRSASYLQKPLVRSYYTIPTLSNLPNSASNDTDVPGLFSKEGLKKAWNDRALYYCSKLNELTAKTESRSLDHIISNYATVPSKKNIYDYAVLLDNLFMAYSNIKIPTTNTTIVKPSSQDLITLKHHFNSNSGALFGNEPLEFNCEAIDRLLKRSFGSIIEFRTLLLSSNLSVTGDGFTWLVAKSLVLTESQDTDASSFSNINDVELFVINTYNAGTPINNHIRLGNYNSIMKKLKEQQKQDASTDEYNTDFTTSILTLQEAKEKEVFNHSQKDYRYVPLLAIDASPKSWLHDYGVFGKSKYLNNVWESIDWNKVEERLLRAGN; this comes from the coding sequence ATGTTTAAGAAAGTCTCTTCTTCCATTCCCAGATCCGCTTCCTACTTACAAAAACCGTTAGTCAGATCATATTACACTATCCCAACTCTATCCAATTTACCAAATAGTGCAAGCAACGATACTGATGTCCCAggtttattttctaaagaAGGGTTGAAGAAAGCATGGAATGATAGGGCCTTGTATTATTGctcaaaattaaatgaattgACCGCTAAAACTGAAAGTAGATCTTTGGATCACATAATTTCTAACTATGCCACCGTTCCCTCAAAGAAAAACATTTATGATTACGCTGTATTATtggataatttatttatggCTTATTCAAACATTAAGATCCCCACCACTAACACTACTATTGTCAAACCTTCCAGCCAGGATTTGATTACTTTAAAGCACCATTTTAACAGTAATTCCGGTGCTTTATTTGGAAACGAACCTTTGGAATTCAATTGTGAAGCTATTGAtagattattaaaaagGTCCTTTGGTAGTATTATTGAATTTAGAACTTTGCTGTTATCATCCAACTTGAGTGTGACTGGTGATGGTTTTACTTGGTTAGTAGCCAAATCATTAGTTCTAACCGAAAGTCAAGATACAGATGCATCTTCTTTCTCCAATATCAATGATGTTGAGttgtttgttattaataccTACAACGCTGGTACtccaataaataatcataTAAGATTGGGCAATTACAATTCTATTatgaaaaagttgaaaGAGCAGCAAAAACAGGATGCTTCCACCGACGAATATAATACCGATTTTACCACCAGCATTTTGACTTTACAAGAAGCCAAGGAAAAGGAAGTTTTCAATCATTCTCAGAAAGATTATAGATATGTTCCGTTGTTAGCTATTGATGCTTCTCCGAAATCTTGGTTACATGATTATGGTGTTTTTGGTAAGagcaaatatttaaataatgtaTGGGAATCCATTGACTGGAATAAAGTTGAAGAAAGATTGTTAAGAGCTGgtaattga